A window of Eubacteriaceae bacterium ES3 contains these coding sequences:
- the cobN gene encoding cobaltochelatase subunit CobN: protein MYRIAMIFSPMDNSYTMRQAVKNLGEETADIQVNFLNSYETDDDQEKRQKAYKILADADFIFIFIHGGLTQFRSFSEIMETFSDKRFFIWSGCDDENQLVLKKSNISLLEHSKVAQYALDPSDTNCLNLFNYLAAVYGKLAIDYEEAVHSSWEGIYQKDGQKSKEDLLEAAQKTDKPVIGILVYSRYMHENNMAHVDALIDEVNAQGAFALPVYTASVPNPAVGCKGAHWVVDNILMQNGERIVDAIINTMGYSLSILSDPGDGSRTVEKSIFEPIDVPVIQGFSTYQTYEDWETNLRGIDAMSFPGSVYYPEFDGQIISFTFAYTKFIKDEIGDRRIHLPIADRVKSLCELAISWAKLTHIKNEDKKVAILFHNMPPRNDMIGCAFGLDTPKSVYDMVKAFNADGIQTDYDFTDGDDIINRIIDAVSNDERWLPAEKVIERSCEIITGDTYRSWFENFSGKNRTEMIRDWGNPPGEKMVHDDKLPVPGILNGNIFIGLQPPRGYEDKAEEVYHSSDIVPPHHYLSFYKWLKYSFKANVVIHVGTHGTLEWLPGKEIGLSESCYPDLAISGIPHLYPYSITVEGEGIQAKRRSYAVILDHLIPSLTLSDTYEEMEELDDLLKQYYQAQATDTGKLPYLQQEIQEIVIKENYLLDLDIDEESMKADFKEFIEKLHIWVEEIKNTLIKDGLHMFGNAPKEEKLELMICALTRLSNGKVPSLTMATCDLMGFDYEDLKDKPEKVDGTGITNLMKWNDVESLSRKLIHDFYEVEWDFNKTQAIIEANNLMGRDNEAIKQVFKFIEESVEPKVKHTTEEMDNLVKGINGQFVPPGGSGAPTRGKVSILPTGRNFYAIDPSAIPTRAAWQVGKQLGDQLIERYKKDNGEFPKTVAIVVYGGETMKTSGDDLAQILYLIGIRPKWLENSDKVIGLEVIPVKKLGRPRVDVTLRISGLFRDTFPNMIELVEEAINMAASQDESYEENFIKMNFEEEIRDLIANGASIESAQEDAGMRIFSDPPGTYGAGVTQLINSKNWDSYTDLGEIYSFWGGNAYGKKFHGKKAVETFKRRLSKTQITVKNESSMEIDMLESDDFYNYHGGLIAGVRTASGQKPESYCGDTSDPLRVKMNTTKEQTAKIMRSRILNPKWFDGLKEHGYKGAQEISGMVDFVFGWDATADIVEDWMYEKISENFLFNEERREWINSVNPWAIHAMTERLLEAAQREMWDAKEETLDKLKAIYMEIEGDIEEYGEV, encoded by the coding sequence ATGTACCGAATAGCGATGATCTTCTCACCCATGGACAATTCCTATACCATGCGACAGGCAGTAAAGAATCTAGGAGAAGAAACTGCGGATATTCAGGTCAACTTCCTTAATTCGTATGAAACAGATGATGATCAGGAAAAACGACAAAAAGCTTATAAAATTTTAGCCGATGCGGATTTCATCTTCATCTTTATCCATGGCGGACTGACCCAGTTTAGAAGTTTTTCTGAGATTATGGAGACCTTTAGCGACAAACGATTTTTCATCTGGTCTGGCTGTGATGATGAAAATCAGCTGGTCCTCAAAAAATCAAACATTTCGCTCCTGGAGCACAGCAAAGTTGCCCAGTATGCTCTGGATCCCAGCGATACTAATTGTCTGAATTTATTCAATTATCTGGCTGCTGTCTATGGAAAACTGGCCATTGATTATGAAGAAGCGGTTCATTCCAGCTGGGAGGGAATTTACCAGAAGGACGGTCAAAAATCCAAGGAGGACCTGCTTGAAGCAGCCCAAAAAACCGATAAACCGGTTATTGGAATCCTGGTTTACAGCCGCTATATGCACGAAAACAATATGGCCCATGTTGATGCCTTAATTGATGAAGTGAATGCCCAGGGTGCTTTTGCCCTTCCTGTGTATACTGCATCCGTACCAAATCCGGCTGTTGGCTGCAAAGGTGCCCATTGGGTCGTCGACAATATCCTGATGCAGAATGGTGAGAGAATCGTTGATGCCATTATTAATACCATGGGCTATTCCTTAAGCATTCTGTCTGACCCGGGTGATGGCTCAAGAACGGTGGAAAAAAGTATTTTTGAACCCATCGATGTGCCGGTTATTCAGGGCTTTTCGACTTATCAGACCTATGAAGACTGGGAAACCAATTTACGCGGAATCGATGCCATGTCCTTTCCCGGTTCTGTCTACTATCCGGAATTTGACGGGCAAATTATTTCTTTCACTTTTGCCTATACAAAATTTATAAAGGATGAAATTGGTGACAGGCGGATTCATCTGCCGATAGCCGATCGGGTCAAATCACTTTGTGAGCTGGCGATCAGCTGGGCTAAACTCACGCATATTAAAAATGAAGATAAGAAAGTGGCTATTCTCTTCCATAACATGCCACCGCGAAATGATATGATCGGTTGTGCCTTTGGCTTGGATACGCCCAAATCAGTATATGATATGGTCAAGGCCTTTAATGCTGACGGCATTCAGACAGACTACGATTTTACAGACGGCGATGACATCATTAACCGGATTATTGACGCGGTCAGCAATGATGAACGATGGCTACCGGCCGAAAAGGTGATTGAACGGTCATGTGAAATTATTACTGGCGATACTTATCGCAGCTGGTTTGAAAACTTTAGTGGGAAGAACCGTACAGAAATGATTCGGGATTGGGGTAACCCGCCCGGAGAGAAAATGGTGCACGATGACAAATTGCCAGTTCCGGGAATATTAAACGGCAATATTTTTATCGGACTCCAGCCGCCAAGAGGATATGAAGACAAGGCCGAAGAGGTTTATCACAGCTCGGATATTGTTCCGCCCCACCATTATTTGTCATTCTATAAATGGTTGAAATACAGTTTTAAGGCCAATGTAGTCATTCATGTCGGGACCCACGGAACCCTGGAATGGCTGCCGGGTAAAGAAATTGGTTTGTCCGAATCCTGCTACCCGGATCTGGCAATTTCCGGCATTCCCCATCTCTATCCTTACAGCATCACGGTTGAAGGCGAGGGAATTCAGGCTAAACGCCGGTCTTATGCGGTGATTCTTGACCATCTGATTCCTTCCTTGACGCTGAGTGACACTTACGAAGAAATGGAAGAGCTGGATGATCTTTTAAAACAGTATTATCAGGCTCAGGCGACGGATACCGGTAAACTGCCATACCTACAGCAGGAAATCCAAGAAATCGTAATCAAAGAAAACTATTTGCTTGATCTGGATATCGATGAAGAATCAATGAAGGCAGATTTTAAGGAATTTATTGAAAAGCTGCATATCTGGGTGGAAGAAATTAAAAATACTCTGATTAAAGATGGCCTACATATGTTTGGCAATGCCCCTAAAGAAGAAAAGCTGGAGCTGATGATCTGTGCCCTGACCCGTTTATCAAATGGCAAAGTTCCGTCACTGACTATGGCAACCTGTGATCTGATGGGATTTGACTATGAAGACCTGAAAGATAAGCCGGAAAAAGTGGATGGCACCGGCATTACCAACCTGATGAAGTGGAATGATGTGGAGAGCTTGAGTCGAAAACTCATTCATGATTTTTATGAAGTTGAGTGGGATTTTAATAAGACCCAAGCAATTATTGAAGCTAATAATCTGATGGGTCGCGATAATGAAGCAATCAAACAGGTATTTAAGTTTATCGAAGAGTCGGTTGAACCAAAAGTTAAGCATACAACCGAAGAAATGGATAATTTAGTTAAAGGCATCAATGGTCAGTTTGTACCGCCGGGAGGGTCTGGCGCACCGACTAGAGGCAAGGTTTCAATCCTGCCAACTGGTCGAAATTTTTATGCCATCGATCCTTCGGCTATCCCGACTCGAGCGGCCTGGCAGGTGGGAAAACAGCTGGGCGATCAGCTGATCGAGCGCTATAAGAAAGATAATGGAGAATTTCCTAAAACCGTCGCTATTGTTGTATACGGCGGTGAAACGATGAAAACATCAGGCGATGATCTGGCCCAAATCCTCTATCTGATAGGAATAAGGCCCAAATGGCTGGAGAATTCTGACAAGGTTATCGGACTGGAAGTGATCCCAGTTAAGAAACTGGGTCGTCCGCGAGTGGATGTCACCTTAAGAATTTCCGGCTTATTTAGAGACACCTTCCCCAATATGATTGAGCTGGTTGAGGAAGCCATCAATATGGCGGCCAGTCAGGATGAATCCTACGAAGAGAATTTTATTAAAATGAACTTCGAGGAAGAAATAAGAGATCTGATTGCCAATGGCGCATCGATTGAATCCGCCCAGGAAGATGCCGGAATGCGAATTTTCTCCGATCCGCCGGGAACTTACGGCGCTGGGGTTACTCAGCTGATTAACAGTAAAAACTGGGATTCCTATACCGACCTGGGAGAAATTTATTCTTTCTGGGGCGGCAATGCTTATGGTAAGAAATTTCATGGAAAAAAAGCGGTTGAGACCTTCAAAAGACGGCTATCCAAAACACAGATTACTGTTAAAAATGAATCGTCGATGGAGATTGATATGCTGGAAAGTGATGATTTCTACAATTATCACGGCGGTCTGATTGCTGGGGTGCGAACCGCTTCTGGTCAAAAACCTGAGTCTTATTGTGGGGATACCTCTGATCCGCTGCGAGTTAAGATGAATACGACCAAAGAACAGACTGCCAAAATTATGCGTTCACGTATCCTCAATCCAAAATGGTTTGACGGACTTAAAGA
- a CDS encoding adenosylcobinamide amidohydrolase — MIIYTLPTGEKVHRYLKSIVIPFTGKRSVLSTSHINGGYQEDLRCVYNHDSNPGAGMACSMKADTIDEHMKIITKEIGLDPETTAGIATAASMDNVAIRAESFDEIEVTAIVTGGIEVNGGRVGDSASWHEKNGKHEQVKPGTINIILHINGNLPAETMTRALVTCTEAKTAAIQELMEGSKYSNGLATGSGTDGTIVIANAESENIYNFAGKHCKLGELIGRAVKSAVKEALYLQTGLCPELQKSVIRRTQRFGISHEKLWEAFARKEQVIKPDYIEALEKIDRIPELVVASVLYVHLLDQLNWGLLSSAEIEDEISKQFKQMAESLDVEMEASYSGSQDKDSFIEKSIQDLSQMLNAGIERRVLCTE; from the coding sequence TTGATAATATATACCTTACCAACTGGTGAAAAAGTTCACCGCTATCTGAAAAGCATCGTCATACCTTTTACGGGAAAACGCAGTGTTTTATCAACTTCTCATATTAATGGGGGTTATCAGGAGGACCTGAGATGCGTTTATAACCATGACTCCAATCCGGGAGCCGGAATGGCCTGCTCAATGAAAGCCGATACCATTGATGAGCATATGAAAATCATCACAAAAGAGATTGGTCTGGATCCTGAGACTACCGCCGGAATTGCAACCGCGGCTTCGATGGATAATGTGGCCATTCGTGCAGAAAGCTTTGATGAAATTGAGGTAACGGCTATTGTGACCGGTGGCATTGAAGTCAATGGTGGTCGGGTCGGCGATTCCGCTTCCTGGCATGAAAAAAATGGCAAACATGAGCAAGTTAAACCGGGGACCATTAATATAATTCTTCACATTAACGGTAATCTGCCGGCAGAAACCATGACTAGAGCCCTGGTAACCTGTACGGAAGCTAAAACTGCAGCCATCCAGGAATTGATGGAAGGCAGCAAGTATTCCAATGGCCTGGCCACCGGGTCGGGAACTGACGGGACGATTGTTATTGCCAATGCTGAGTCAGAAAATATTTATAATTTCGCCGGCAAGCACTGTAAACTAGGCGAGCTGATTGGTCGAGCCGTCAAATCAGCGGTTAAAGAAGCCCTGTATCTGCAGACAGGTTTATGTCCGGAACTGCAAAAAAGTGTGATTAGAAGAACACAGCGTTTTGGGATCAGCCATGAAAAACTATGGGAAGCTTTTGCCAGGAAAGAACAGGTTATAAAACCTGACTATATTGAAGCCTTAGAAAAAATTGATCGAATCCCTGAACTGGTTGTCGCATCAGTTCTTTATGTGCATCTTTTAGACCAGTTAAACTGGGGACTCTTAAGCAGTGCCGAGATTGAAGATGAAATTTCAAAACAATTTAAACAAATGGCTGAAAGTCTGGATGTAGAGATGGAGGCTTCTTATTCAGGGAGTCAAGATAAAGATTCTTTTATTGAGAAATCGATACAAGATCTTTCCCAGATGCTTAATGCAGGGATTGAGAGGCGGGTATTATGTACCGAATAG
- a CDS encoding ATP-binding cassette domain-containing protein, translating to MIALKTEGLKVGYGKKVVVDSVEISGFRGQVLCLLGPNGAGKSTILRTLSGLLQPVEGVVFINQQDIKTIRKKELAKEMAIVLTKKFTAGMMKVYDVAAMGRYPHTGRFGSLSESDHALVREALIRVNADYLSERYFEELSDGEKQKVMVARALVQEPEVIVLDEPTTHLDIRHRLELIDILKNLSKEKNITVILALHEIDLALKSCDKVLLVKNNKILGYGEPEDVVSEEMINELYGIKNAAFNNLLGTIEIENRQKPSVFVVGGNGSGTPIYRALSKHQIGTITGVIHENDIDYEIARTMGITIRSEQAFDEISELSYRAALKMMDTVETVIDSGFPIRKINEKNLDLLKAAIKAGKSVISYRSQTEIDEIFKDKKHKVIHCDKSCDLIKNVHMEKQKEAEIMPMRAVL from the coding sequence ATGATTGCTTTAAAAACTGAAGGTTTAAAAGTTGGTTATGGCAAAAAAGTGGTTGTTGATTCAGTCGAAATCAGTGGCTTTAGAGGTCAGGTTCTTTGTCTTCTTGGGCCCAACGGAGCTGGTAAAAGTACTATTTTAAGAACTTTATCAGGTCTTTTACAGCCTGTTGAAGGGGTAGTTTTTATCAATCAGCAGGATATTAAAACGATTCGCAAAAAAGAGCTGGCCAAAGAAATGGCCATTGTTCTGACGAAAAAGTTTACAGCCGGTATGATGAAGGTTTACGATGTGGCAGCCATGGGGCGATATCCTCACACTGGGCGGTTTGGCAGTTTAAGCGAAAGTGACCATGCCCTGGTTCGAGAAGCCTTGATTCGGGTTAATGCCGATTATCTGTCAGAACGCTATTTTGAAGAATTAAGCGATGGCGAAAAACAGAAAGTTATGGTAGCCCGAGCCCTGGTTCAGGAGCCGGAAGTCATTGTTCTTGATGAACCGACAACCCATCTGGATATTCGTCATCGACTGGAGTTAATAGATATTCTAAAGAATCTCAGCAAGGAAAAAAATATCACGGTTATTCTGGCACTGCACGAAATTGATCTGGCCTTAAAAAGTTGTGACAAGGTCTTACTGGTAAAGAATAATAAGATTCTTGGTTATGGAGAACCGGAAGATGTGGTAAGTGAAGAAATGATTAATGAATTGTATGGAATTAAAAACGCGGCCTTTAATAATCTCTTGGGAACCATTGAAATTGAAAACAGACAAAAACCATCAGTCTTTGTAGTAGGCGGAAATGGAAGCGGAACCCCGATTTATCGGGCCCTCTCAAAACACCAGATTGGAACGATCACTGGGGTCATCCACGAAAACGATATCGATTATGAAATTGCCAGAACCATGGGAATTACCATCCGCAGTGAACAAGCTTTTGATGAAATCAGTGAACTTAGTTATCGGGCGGCACTCAAAATGATGGATACAGTTGAGACGGTGATCGACTCTGGTTTTCCGATTAGAAAAATCAATGAGAAAAATTTGGATCTTCTAAAAGCAGCCATTAAAGCCGGGAAGAGCGTTATTTCCTATCGGTCGCAGACGGAGATTGACGAGATCTTTAAGGATAAAAAACACAAAGTCATCCACTGCGATAAATCTTGTGATCTGATTAAGAACGTTCATATGGAAAAACAGAAAGAAGCCGAAATTATGCCGATGAGAGCGGTGTTATAG
- a CDS encoding iron ABC transporter permease has translation METVRRKDYRSVVLMTVLAVAFVLSFAICVSFGSIKIGFGELFKIVFGVGDYDPILHDIVWDIRFPRTLGAWLGGSALAVSGILLQVFFKNPIVEPYILGISSGATLCVALVVLGGVTFGMGAAASLVVFFAALIGSSIVMVIVLIFATRVKDVVTLLIIGLMVGYLCSAVTMILQSFASAEELQGFTMWTMGSFSGFTWSGVKILFFLSIPIFVSLFFLVKPLNAFLMGEEYAISMGVNIKGFRIALVAITSVLTSVVTAFAGPVSFIGLSVPHLTRLIFKSSDNRLLVPGSIMMGGIVTAFCDLISRTIVSPVELPISAVTAFIGAPIVIFLIMKRRTSL, from the coding sequence ATGGAGACAGTTAGAAGAAAGGATTACCGGTCCGTCGTGCTGATGACTGTACTGGCAGTAGCCTTTGTCTTGTCATTTGCCATCTGTGTCAGCTTTGGGTCGATAAAAATCGGTTTTGGAGAACTGTTTAAAATTGTTTTTGGAGTAGGTGATTATGACCCGATTTTACATGATATTGTCTGGGACATTCGTTTTCCAAGAACCTTAGGTGCCTGGCTTGGCGGCTCAGCCCTGGCTGTATCTGGGATTTTATTGCAGGTATTCTTTAAAAACCCGATTGTTGAACCCTATATCCTCGGGATTTCATCAGGAGCTACACTTTGTGTAGCCCTGGTGGTTCTGGGAGGAGTAACTTTTGGGATGGGAGCGGCGGCATCTCTGGTGGTATTTTTTGCAGCATTGATTGGTTCTTCTATCGTTATGGTGATTGTCCTGATTTTTGCGACCCGGGTAAAAGATGTGGTGACGCTTTTGATTATTGGTTTAATGGTAGGTTATCTTTGCAGTGCGGTGACCATGATTCTTCAGTCCTTTGCTTCGGCAGAAGAACTACAAGGTTTTACCATGTGGACCATGGGAAGTTTTTCCGGCTTTACCTGGTCGGGTGTAAAAATTCTATTTTTTCTTTCAATCCCGATTTTTGTGTCCCTATTTTTTTTGGTTAAGCCACTCAATGCTTTTTTGATGGGAGAGGAGTATGCCATCAGTATGGGAGTTAATATCAAGGGATTCAGAATTGCTTTGGTTGCCATTACCAGTGTTCTAACCTCGGTTGTGACTGCTTTTGCCGGACCAGTTTCCTTTATTGGACTATCGGTACCGCATTTGACAAGGCTGATTTTCAAATCATCAGATAACCGTTTGTTGGTACCGGGTTCCATTATGATGGGGGGAATTGTAACAGCATTTTGCGATTTGATTTCAAGAACGATCGTATCGCCGGTTGAATTGCCGATTAGTGCAGTGACTGCCTTTATCGGCGCGCCGATTGTAATATTTTTGATTATGAAAAGGAGGACCAGTTTATGA
- a CDS encoding ABC transporter substrate-binding protein, producing the protein MKSKKNLSVLGVLILSFFLMFLISGCSSDSQASETSSNNKVLETEYTTEFSVEYLDNDITKLVDADDRTLLLVPEGVEIPEGYEDAIIIDAPIENVMLASTTQGCMMRGIDAFEAISAVTAEQDTWTIEEIADGIGDGTITFVGDNDAPDYELIKTLNPDLVFVYSGDYGLQDMMTKLDELGINYVVCNEYLEEDPRGRMEWLKFYGALFDKEDQALETFDAAMTNIDTVVEEASAEEATTVAWAMVYSGKVYVAEPDSYVAKMIELAGGDYIYKDADVGSGTVTLEEFYASAKDADVLIYSSGITYSPSLEYVVGQAPVLEGLSAVENQKVWCLGADYWQSLDKTDEIIEDLYSIFHGDGSVTHFVQY; encoded by the coding sequence ATGAAAAGCAAAAAGAATTTATCGGTATTGGGTGTATTGATTTTAAGTTTTTTCCTGATGTTTTTAATATCAGGCTGTTCAAGTGATTCGCAGGCTTCCGAAACAAGCAGTAACAATAAAGTATTAGAAACAGAATATACCACAGAATTTTCTGTCGAGTATCTGGATAATGATATTACAAAACTGGTAGACGCGGATGATCGTACGCTTCTGTTAGTTCCGGAAGGTGTAGAAATACCAGAAGGATATGAGGATGCAATCATCATTGATGCACCGATTGAAAATGTGATGCTGGCCTCAACCACACAAGGTTGTATGATGCGAGGAATTGACGCCTTTGAGGCGATTTCTGCTGTTACTGCAGAGCAGGATACATGGACGATTGAAGAAATTGCTGATGGCATTGGTGATGGAACGATCACTTTTGTTGGCGACAATGACGCGCCGGATTATGAACTCATAAAAACGCTGAATCCGGATCTGGTATTTGTTTATTCCGGTGATTATGGACTTCAGGATATGATGACTAAGCTGGACGAACTGGGGATTAATTACGTTGTCTGTAATGAGTATCTGGAAGAAGACCCACGAGGTCGAATGGAATGGCTGAAATTCTATGGTGCACTTTTTGACAAGGAAGACCAGGCTCTGGAGACATTTGATGCGGCAATGACCAACATTGATACCGTGGTTGAAGAGGCCAGCGCGGAAGAAGCAACGACTGTTGCCTGGGCAATGGTCTACAGTGGAAAAGTCTATGTGGCTGAACCGGATTCATATGTAGCAAAAATGATTGAATTGGCTGGCGGCGACTATATTTACAAAGATGCAGATGTGGGAAGCGGAACCGTTACACTTGAAGAGTTTTATGCTTCAGCAAAAGATGCTGATGTTTTAATCTATTCATCAGGGATTACCTACTCACCGAGTCTTGAATATGTCGTTGGTCAGGCACCGGTCTTAGAGGGCTTAAGTGCGGTTGAGAATCAGAAAGTTTGGTGTTTGGGAGCAGATTACTGGCAATCACTGGATAAAACCGATGAAATCATAGAAGATCTTTACAGTATTTTCCATGGTGATGGCAGTGTAACCCATTTTGTACAATACTAA
- the cobK gene encoding precorrin-6A reductase yields the protein MAKVLVIAGTADAMQVINRIMEEKHQVCVSITNRMSLTSLDQQEKLEVFQGKVNKQNFTDLLAKVKPDCIIDASNPYSGEITKNVLSVSEERKVPYIRFLREQPDFDDPDIIKVESHRQACQVLNETSGNILLTVGSNRLETYTCIDNYKERVCVRVLPDSNVILKCEKIGFNRKNIVAMRGPFNESLNKEIYKFLNAKFLVTKESGNIESVMEKIKAAKSMGMKIVLIERRDVIAKNQTSSISEVMDFIQ from the coding sequence ATGGCAAAAGTACTAGTCATAGCAGGAACAGCAGATGCCATGCAGGTCATCAATCGGATTATGGAAGAAAAACATCAGGTTTGTGTATCCATTACCAACCGGATGAGCCTGACAAGTCTTGATCAGCAAGAAAAACTGGAAGTTTTTCAGGGGAAAGTCAACAAACAGAATTTTACGGATTTATTAGCTAAAGTCAAACCGGATTGTATTATTGATGCATCCAATCCTTATTCAGGAGAAATTACTAAAAATGTACTATCAGTTTCAGAAGAGCGAAAAGTTCCCTATATTCGTTTTCTGCGAGAACAACCTGACTTTGATGATCCGGATATTATTAAAGTGGAATCGCATCGCCAGGCCTGCCAGGTTTTAAATGAGACCAGCGGAAATATTTTGTTGACGGTGGGGAGTAATCGCCTGGAAACATATACATGCATCGACAACTACAAAGAGCGTGTCTGTGTACGGGTGCTGCCGGATTCAAATGTAATTTTGAAATGTGAAAAGATTGGTTTTAATAGAAAAAACATTGTCGCCATGAGAGGCCCCTTTAACGAGTCACTGAATAAGGAGATCTATAAGTTTTTAAATGCAAAATTTCTGGTGACCAAAGAAAGCGGCAATATCGAAAGTGTCATGGAAAAAATTAAAGCAGCCAAAAGCATGGGGATGAAAATTGTTTTGATTGAAAGGCGGGACGTGATTGCTAAGAATCAGACCTCATCAATTAGCGAAGTGATGGACTTTATTCAATAG
- a CDS encoding EutP/PduV family microcompartment system protein codes for MANNRGRIALIGRIGSGKTTLVQCLSNEFLKYQKTQQVTYSPHFLDTPGEFVELPCFRPQAINVTCDAGLIILVNSATDCQNSVPPQFIRTYNRPVLGVITKIDDKNSNLKRSYRYLEYAGVKKSEIIPVSAFSGDGIELLKKQIDNIVEFG; via the coding sequence ATGGCAAATAACAGAGGGCGAATTGCCCTGATTGGTCGGATTGGCAGTGGAAAAACGACATTGGTTCAATGTTTATCGAATGAATTTTTAAAGTATCAAAAGACGCAGCAGGTTACTTACTCACCACATTTTCTGGACACACCGGGAGAGTTTGTGGAACTGCCCTGTTTTCGGCCCCAGGCGATTAATGTTACCTGTGATGCCGGACTGATTATTCTGGTGAATTCGGCTACTGATTGTCAAAATTCAGTACCCCCTCAATTTATCAGAACCTATAATCGTCCTGTATTGGGTGTGATCACTAAGATTGATGATAAAAACTCTAACCTAAAAAGATCCTATCGATATCTTGAGTACGCTGGCGTTAAAAAGTCGGAAATTATTCCGGTTAGCGCTTTTTCCGGTGATGGTATTGAGTTGTTAAAAAAACAGATCGACAATATTGTTGAATTTGGTTAG
- a CDS encoding transposase, whose translation MVHLEHFSDHPLDYITEFYTTERVRIDSCPHCYTRHRLHLHGIYHRHVIWYEDVFSIPVQRHYCIHCGKTVSVLPSFCHPGFQLALPFLLELLWAFFNGAHYANTLAHQHRRFITRRFLLCLNRLIEFFRICHDPLIDFPDFWHKKAIKLLEMVYSVGKPPIFGKRYHDHFKKGFMAH comes from the coding sequence ATGGTTCATCTGGAACACTTTTCTGACCACCCGCTGGATTATATCACCGAATTCTACACCACTGAAAGAGTTCGTATTGACAGCTGTCCACATTGTTACACCCGCCATCGACTTCATCTTCATGGTATCTATCACCGGCATGTGATCTGGTATGAGGATGTCTTCTCCATTCCGGTCCAACGTCATTACTGTATTCATTGCGGTAAGACAGTCAGTGTCCTGCCTTCTTTCTGTCATCCAGGATTTCAGCTGGCGCTTCCATTTCTGCTGGAACTGCTTTGGGCCTTCTTTAACGGGGCTCATTATGCCAATACTTTAGCGCATCAGCATCGTCGCTTTATCACCCGGCGTTTTTTACTTTGTCTGAACCGGCTGATTGAATTTTTTCGCATCTGCCATGATCCTTTAATCGACTTTCCTGATTTTTGGCATAAAAAAGCCATAAAGCTTCTTGAAATGGTCTACTCGGTGGGCAAGCCCCCCATCTTCGGCAAAAGATATCACGATCATTTTAAGAAAGGATTTATGGCACATTAA